The DNA region GTTAATTAGGAACCTCGCCATTCCGTTGGTGTAAAGGTAATTATGAGCTTTACTACAAATGAAAATTTGACAATGCAAGGTAGATGTCGTATCATTAACATTAGTATCTAAAATCTAACGTGGATAAATCCAATATTTAGCGGTTATTAACCGTTGTTGAAAAACGAGAAAAATGACCCTTTTACGCTCACACTCCAGCTTGCATAGCATGTTTAAACGTTGGCATAATAAGCGACCTAATTGCTTGTGGGGGGTGTGCGCGCAAACGGATAACTGAACTATGGATTGAAAATCGTCATTTTTCATTTTAAATTCCGTTGAAGCCTTATGCACACCGATCCTGGTAGCATAAGGTCTTTTTTTTGCACAGTTCAGAAATTTCCAGAACTTACGACTGTATTCCAGAACGCAACCCTAACGTGCCCTTTTGTTTTGCCACAATACACGCGGGCGGCAATTTATTGTGTGCTGCGAACTTATCTCATGGAACGCTTCCAAAAAATCCAGATTTTTTCTTTTTTTTTATAATGCACGTTTTCCATCCCGAAATTTTGTCTTTAATAATTAAAGGCTTGATGGTGCAAACAGATTGTATTTTGAATTTCAGAAATTGACATCTGATGTATGGAGGCGCGACTCTATCTACCTGTGGAAGTTGAAAGAAATAGGGAGTCTAAAAAAATGTCAACAGAGAATCCGAAGGCTGTCGGAAAGCGATTTTTAAAAGGTGTTTTCCCATACTGGCCCCAAATTGTTAAGACCATGTTGTGCATGACTGCAATGGTGGGTTTCTCGCTGCTGATACCTCTTTTTACAAAATTAGTGATAGACAGAGCCATTACGCAACAAGACCAAAAATTGCTTTGGATCGTTTGCCTTGGAGGTGTTGGTTCTATCTGTGTGTATGTTCTACTTTCTCTAATACGGGACCGATTCTACATCTATACAACAAGGCGGATCCTACTTGATTTTCGGAATCGTTTTTTCCAACATCTCTTGCGTCTTCCGATGCCGAGTCTCACCAAAAGGCAAACAGGGGAATATGGTTCCATGATCATTAACGATGTAGATGCAATTCTGACGAGTGCAACATATAATGTCCTTCATTTCTTTACAGACACTTTGTCAGCAGTTGCCATAATCTCTATAATGTTTTACTTCAATTGGAGGTTGGCACTGATTGCACTGATCGTTGTGCCCCTTAATGGTCTCACTTACGTCTACTTTCGACCGCATTTTCATAAAGCAACCCTGAAGAGACAAGAAGCGACAGCGGCAACCCTTTCGTATGTGCAGCAGACATTGTCAGCGGTTCGACTGGTAAAGTGCTTTTCGGCGGAGAAACATCATAACCGTTCCTTCTTTCGGGAATCAAAGGGATTGCTTTTCGCGCAAGCGAAGGTTTCGGTTTTGGAATCGATTGCGGGTAACATTAGTCAGTTCGTGGTGAGAATTCAACCCATCGCGATTATCTGTTTTGGCGGTATGGAAGTCTTAAAGAGTCGATTGACGATTGGTGAGTTGGTCGCCTTCTCGGCGTATCTTGAGTACTTGTCTGCGCCTGTATATCGTATACTCCACTTCCACCTTGGACTCGCCGCTACCAAAGCGGTACTCCAGCGTCTTTTCCAAGTTCTTGATTTAACGGATGAACATGGCGAAGCACAAGATTTGGAAAAGAAAAAACTTGATGATGTAGCAGGGCACATTCAGTTTCAGTCTGTGCGTTTTGCCTATGAAGAGATTGAGGTTCTCAAAGACATCAATTTGGATGTCCCCCCAGGTTGCAATGTCGCGCTTGTTGGTCCTTCGGGTTCTGGCAAAACCACACTGACGAATCTAATTCCTCGCTTGTATGAACCTAATGCCGGGCATCTTCTGCTTGATGGACATGATTTGCAAACTTTAGACTTGAAATTCCTAAGACAGCAGATTGGAATTGTAGCACAAGAACCGGTTTTATTTGATGTGAGTATCAAAGATAATATCCGTTATGGGTGCTCCTCAGCAACAGACGAGGAAGTTTACGCCGCAGCTCGAGCGGCTAACATACATGAGTTCATTGTGTCTCTACCGGAGGGGTACGAGACACAGATCGGTGAACGCGGTTTTAAGTTGTCTGGTGGTCAAAAACAGCGTGTCGCCATTGCCATGGCAATCCTGAAAAATCCAAAAATTTTAATTTTAGATGAAGCGACAAGTGCACTGGACTCACAATCCGAGGCACTTATCCAAGAGGCACTCCAAAATGTCATGAAACAGCGGACGACCTTTGTCATTGCTCACCGCCTCTCTACAATTCGGGATGCAGACCAGATTGTCGTTATGGATCAGGGACAGATCGTTGAAGTTGGAAATCATTCTGACTTGTTAGCGTCCGGCAAACTCTATAGCCAATTATATCGTGAGCAATTCAAATCCGTCTTAGATTCAACAGAAACGGAAGTCGAGTAGAAAGTTCATGATACATCGACTATTGTAAGAAACACTTACAAAAATTAAAAACAGGACTTACGCAGCTCCCTCGCTGGCGAGGTGTTTTGCTTGGGGGTTTCCGATAGGAACCTCGCCAACGGCGTGTAGTAGTCGCTATTCCTAAGAAAATTGCGTAAGTCGTAAAAAAAACAAACTGGTTATATCCTGTGCAAAATATACGAAAAAGGAGCAGATATTCATGAGCGTTAATGTAAATATCATCATTCGATCGTGGACAGTTTTACTGAGTTCTATAGCTTTTTTCCTTGCAGTGAATCTCGCTGCCGAGTCTCAGACGATAGAAGCTATTAAATTCCACACCTCTCCCGCGATTGATGGTAAACTTGATGATGAGTGTTGGCAGCGCGTGACAGGAATCGACGCATTCAAAATCGCGGAGTTGGAAACAACTGTTCCTAACAGAACCGAGGTATTTCTGGGATTTGATGACGAAGCACTCTATGTCAGTTTTCGTTGTGTTCAGAAAGAAGCATCCATAATTGCAAATCAGACGCGAAGGGATGGGAGTTTTCAATATGAGGACCATGTTGCCGTATATCTTGATACACATCATGACCGCCGTCGTTCTTATTGCTTTGCTGTGAGTCCACTTGGCATACAACGGGACGAGAAACAAGATGACTTAGGTTGGGATGGCGAATGGTTTGCCGCTGCAATCGTAGAACCGTCTGTGTGGACAGTTGAGATGAAAATTCCGTTTGAGATGCTTGATTTGCCTCAGTCTGCCAAACAGACCTGGGGACTTAACCTCGTGCGCCGCCATCAAAGTCTTGATCGGACCAGTATTTGGGCGGACACGGGTGTTAACGTTTCTGACGCGAATCAATTCGGGACGTTGACGAACCTTGAATTCAATCCGAAGGACGCTGGAAGAAAATTTCAACTCGGCGGGTATTTCTCCGGTAAAGCCGAGGATTTTTCAACAACCGAAGACCTCTCAACGCGATTCGCAGCGGCTATCGGCGGTGATGTCGTCTATAAGCTGACAACCAGTACCTCTTTTATTGGCACAGTGAATCCCGACTTCAGCCACATTGAGTCAGAAGTTCAAGGGATCGTTTTATCTGATCTGGAGCAACGCTTAACTGACCGACGTCCCTTCTTTCAAGAAGACGGACGAATCTTTAGAGCACCCATCGCGCTTTTTTATAGTCGTCGTATTGGTGAAATGGCTTACGGGGCGAAACTCATCGGTAAAACTGGAAAAGCAACATACGGATTGATGAATGTCAAGGAGAAAAACGATGAGAGTCATAACGTTTTACTGCGCGGACTTTGGGACGCAGGCAACGCATCTTCGTTTGGGCTCTTTTTTGCCTCGAAAGAGATACCGGGGACATATAACAGATCCGTCGCCTTTGATGGCTCCATTCGTTTACCGAGGGCACTGAACTTTGTGACATCCTATGCCGGAAATTGGGAACCACATAAGGAGAACACTCGTGCTTTCATCGCGGAAGTAAAGCGTAAAGGTAATCCGATTCTAAGTCTCGCCTATCGCGATTTTTCGGGAGGCTTTAATCCTGTCAATGGATACGTTCGACTCACAGATGTCCGGCAACCCAGTTTTTGGGGCGTGTACCAGTGGCCCGTTGAGAAAGGGTTTTTGCGAGCTATCAAATTTGAATCTGTCCAATCTGTGACGTGGGATCAAGCTGGCGAAAAAACACGAGGTCACCATTTTCAACTGATCGGTTTTGATTTGGGAGAAAAGATAGAGACAGGGTTTTTCTACAGAAACTGGTCTTACGATATATACTCAAATTGGGTGGTTGCAGCGCAGACAACGTATAACCGTCAGAGACCTGACCGTATTTTTGTCGTCTACCAACATGGCGAGTTTGAGGGTGCCACGGCAACATTTGTCACGACGGCGATGAACTTAATCCCGTTCCGTTTTTTGTCGCTCGGTATTGAAGGTGAAAACCTCTGGCAGACTTTTCCAGACGGGCATAAGACTCGAAATTTTTCTCTCCGCGCAAGTATGAATCTTGAAATCGGAGCGGAAAGGTGGGTAACGGTTCGGCTGCGTTCAGCGCGTAAACATAAGCCAAATTTCAATGCCGTCTTTAAATATACTTTTGTCGAAAATCTTGTGTTATACATTGTCTACGGAGATCAACACGCCGAAGCGACAATCAACCAATTGTTTACAAAAATTGCCTTTAGTTGGTAGTTCACTTTATAAACCTTAAACCTATTATTCAATGCGGACACTCAAAGTTACATTTAGGAGGGTTTCCAGTGGAAAGAGGAAATGATGCTCAACTCATTCAGGATACGTTGGCAGGCGATGATGAAGCATTTGATGTTTTGGTACGAAAGTACCAAAAGAGTGTTCACGCCCTCGCTTGGCGGAAAATCCGTGATTTTCACTACGCTGAAGAGGTAACCCAAGACACGTTCCTTCGCGCATATCAAAACCTCTCGACGCTCAAGAAGCCTCACCAATTTGCTGGATGGCTGTATGTCATCGCAAACCGGCTTTGTATCAATTGGCTTCAAAAACAGAAATCTGCCATACAATCCTTAGAGGACACGCCCATGGAAGAAATCGAGGATGCCTCGTATACACATTATGAATCTGAACGACGTAAAACAGCAGCTAGCGAGCATCGCCTTGAACTCGCCAAAAAACTCCTCGCCAAACTTCCAGAGAGTGAGCAAACTGTCGCCACCCTCTATTACCTCGGTGAGATGACGACCAAAGAGATTGGCAGATTCTTAGGGGTGTCCGTGAACACGATTACGAGTCGGCTTCAGCGCGCCCGAAAGCGTTTACAAGATGACCAAGAACATCTTATCAAAGAGGTCCTCGGCGGCAGGCAGATACCAGCGCGTTTAAGTGAGAGCATCAAGCAGCAAATCGCTGATATGAAACCTACACCCTCGCCAGCTGGAAAACCGTTGCTGCCGTGGAGTGCCTTCGGCACAGCCGTGGTCGTGATTATATTGATGCTCGGGGTCAGCAGCCGATATCTTAACCGTTTTCAGAGACCCTATAACTTTGAGGCGCGATCTGAACCTACGATTGAAATCATTGAGGCACCTGTCGTTTTTGATGTTGACTCGAAACCCGATGTGCGAAATCAGGTCGGACGCGCCATGTCCTCAGACAAAAGCACGGGGGCAAGTTTGCAAACTTTTGAGAACGCTTCAACCTCTAATGCACAAGACGATTCCGCTAAGTTTTCCAGCGCACAATGGATACAAGGGAATGCACCACCAGGGGGACATGTCCGCAATATCTTCGCTGGCACTGAAGGTACCCTGTATGCTGTTTCACCAACAGGGCTGTACAGGTTTGCAGTAGGTGCGGCCGCATGGACACGCATCAACGCAAATATCCCGATTGACAAATCTTTCATGCCGATGGCAGCACATGAAGGTTCCCTTTATATTGTCTCGGTTGATGCGATATTTACTTCAGATGATAGAGGCGAGACATGGAATTCGGTGAGTTCTCGACCCAAAGGGTATGCTATTGGGCTCATCATCCCAGATGTGCCGCAGGCACCTATGACGATGTATCTTGCACTTCAAGATAAAGGGGTTTTCCGTTCTACAGATGGTGGCATAAAATGGGATCCCCTCACTGAGGGACTGAGAAACGAAAGGATTTCTACCATAGCGACTGTTGGAGAAATAGTGTTTGTTGGCACGAACCGCGGCCTCTACCATCTCGATTCAGATATTTGGAAAAAGTTGCCGGTGGGTGCGTCACAAGCTGTCTATTCCTTGGCAGTCTTTAATAATAATGTTTATGTTGCAACGGGACCCGATCTGCCCCATCTCGATTCAGATATTTGGAAAAAGTTGCCGGTGGGTGCGTCACAAGCTGTCTATTCCTTGGCAGTCTTTAATAATAATCTTCATACTGAAACGGGTCCCGATCTATTGGGATTCACGCCAATAGAGGTAGGGCAAGCGGTGCCGAAAAGCGAGTTACATTCAGTCAGGGTTTTTCATTCGGCTGACTTGGGAGCGTCATGGACCGAAATAATGCATATAGATAAACCTGACTCGAAGGCAAGTGCATCGGGTATAACGGTTTTAGCTGCCGGTGAAACGATCTTAGCTTTGGGAGTTACACAATCTCGTTCGACAGATGGTGGGCATACGTGGACAGAGTTCGGCATTGAAACGGATATGCCCATGATTAACAGCCTTCCAGCCGTAGCAGTGAACGAGACGACATTTTACAAAGCTGGGGCATCGGGCATTCATCGCACAACTGATAGCGGTAAATCGTGGCATCTATTTATGGATGGAATAGTCGGAACAAGGACAAACAACCTGGTTGTTTTCAATAACAGATTATACGCGCACACCGGCTATGAAGTTTATCAATCAACAGATGAAGGTGGGACTTGGAAAAAACTTTCGATTGCCGGGGAGTTTGCTACGGAGGGGGCTACGTCTGAACCCTTAAAACAGGACAGGTTACGTGTCTATGCTTCTTTCGATTCAAAGTTGATGGTTGACGGTAACATACTTTATTTCGTTTCGCCTGAAAGGCACATCTTGCGAATTTACCGTTTATCTGTAGATGGCAATATGCTCATTCCAGTTCAAAACTTTTCTACGTATGATCATGAATCGTTATCTCCTCTGCCTGAAAAAGAGGTGAAAATCAAAGCGATTGTCGTCTGTAATAATGTCCTCTATGCTGAATACGGACAAAGACTTTTCAAATGGAAATTAGGTGATCCCAAATGGATGGATACTGGATTGATGAACACAGATAAGCAACCTAACGCGGAAATAAAAAATGGTTTCGAGGTAGCAGTTTCAGAAGCAACCGTTTATGTCGGTAAGCGAGATGGTCAACTGTTTCAATCGCTGGATAGCGGAAAAAACTGGAAAGACATTACGCTAAGTCTGCCCCTTCGCTTTACGCATTTCAACGATATCCTCTTTGTAGGTTCAACGATTTATGTCGCAACAGACGCAGGGGTCTTGACTTCAAAAACCGGCGAACACTGGCGCGTGATAACTGATAACTTGGGAGAACGTTCCGTCATCAACAGATTTGCTATGGATGGTATAACAGTTTATGGTGCTGGTGATGCCGGGATCTACCGTTTGGATAACCTTGGCAAATGGAAGCAGATTTCTTCGGAAGTTTTAGGTGAAATTATTTCTCTCGCCGTCATTAACAATCGACTCTATACTGCCATTAATGAGCGAGGGATCTTTCATATCTCACTTGGCGAAGAATAGAGAACATCTATTTTCCTTCAGACGCAATGAAGATGCCCGTTATCCTGACACTTCGCAACTTTATTCATGACACACTCTCACTTAATTTGTATCACATATATGGAATTTGTTAAAGCACTCTCCACAGATAACTTAACCGCTATAAAAGCAGCCGCTAAAACGGATGTTCACTGCCATTCTTTCTTAAGCACGCGTCGAGAGAATGCAGTGCATTGGCTCGGACACCCCCTAACTAAACCGCCGCTCAAAATGGAAGGACTTGAGGGGATGCATGCGTACATAGACGAGGCCTTAGCACCTCACTTAGACCACCGCCAAGGTTTTGAGTTCATCGCGGTGTCAGCGATAAACGATGCGATCCAAGATGGTGTTGTTATACTTGAAATGAGTTTCGATATCCGGTTGCTTAAATTTTATCCAGGTGGGTTAACCGAACTTCGTTCATTTATTGAAGCGTTAGTTGAACAGTATAGAGAGAAGGTTGATTTGCGCCCAGAACTCGGCTTTGCGCGGGAGTGTGCTGACGACCCAAAATGGATGAAATCGGCACACGAAGCAATAGAATTAGACATATTTCAGTCGATGGATCTGTATAGCCATCAAGAGGCGTGTGCACCTGAAGCCGTGAAGTCCTTGTATGCCAAAGTACGCGCAGCAGGAATGAAACTAAAGGCACACGTTGGTGAGTTTGGCGGGGCAGAAGAGGTCCGGCGAACGGTCGAAGTCCTTGACTTAGACGAAGTCCAACACGGTATCGGTGCCGCGGAATCGGTTGAAGTCATGCGTTGGCTTTCCGAGAATCAGGTCCAATTGAATGTATGTCCAACAAGTAACGTGATGTTAGACGCTGTGCCCGATCTCGTCTCGCATCCCATCCGTATCTTATTTGACCACGGCGTGCCGGTGACGATTAACACAGATGACCTAATGATATTCGGTCAGAGCGTTTCTGAAGAATATCGGAACCTCTACCAAGCGGGTGTCTTCAGTGCCAAAGAGTTAAATGATATTCGGCGCGCATCCCTCGCGCCTGTAGGGGCGAGGTTACCTCGTCCTTACATAAAGGAGAGATGAACTGTGTCTAATACACAGAAATGGAAAATTCGACAAGCTTTACCGAGTGAAGTTGATCACTTGAGTGGACTTGCCTTCCGCTCCAAGTCATATTGGGGCTATTCCGATCAATTTATGAAAGCATGCCTTGAAGAGCTTACGATTGACGAGTGTTATATTGAGAACAACCCTACTTTTGTGATTGAAGCTGCAGAAAACACAGTAGGGTTCTATTCCTTAGAACGCATCTCTGCTGCCGAAGTAGAGTTGAGTCTTCTATTTGTTGAGCCGGATTTTATTGGAAGAGGCTACGGACGAAAGTTAATGATGCACGCCCAACAAGAAGCACGGCACCTCGGATATAGTAAAATGATTATTCAAGGGGATCCGAACGCTGAACGATTTTATCGCTCAGCGGGCGGCTTGTTGGTCAGCACAAGGAAGTCTGCCAGTATCCCCAACCGTGAACTTCCCATATTCTGTATCAATCTGAGAGAATCAGACGAAAATCTCCTCGGATAAGTGTATTGAAATGATTACTCTATCCGAGGTTGTCTTGCTGTCGGATTTCTTTGTAAACGGACTTTCGAGTCTTTCAACGGCAGGTCAATACGTGCGCCGTTGTGTAAATGTGATTCAATTATGCCAAAAATCAGTTCTGTGCTGGCATACGCGCACCGGACACCGCCGCGGGTCGGTTCCCCAGTATCTAACGCGTGAACAAGGTCTTTAACCAAATTTGCTGTGCTACTAGTGCGTTCAAATTCAGGGAAGGTTTCAGGGACCTGACATGTCCGCCACCCCGGTACATCTTGCCGTTTACGGAGATGCCACTGCCAACCGTTGTTCCAGCACGTAACGGTTCCGCCATCACAAATCGCTTCCCATTCACTACCCCGTGGCGTTAGCAGCGCATGTGCCATCACACCGTTTTCAAACTGGATTGTTCCGCCTCCGGAGGGATCGGATCGCAGTTCATTCCCATCAAAAACCGAATCGCCTTGTGGAAGATAACCTGTAACCCAACTCGCAGCCGCATCGCTATTCAGACGTAAAATTAGGTCAAGATGATGGCTGGCTGAGTTGAAAAGTGTAGCGTTTGAATAAATGATCAAGGTTCGGAGTTTACCGATTTCACCACTGTCGATAATCTCCTTCATCTTGTCAAAACCTGTATGCCATCGGCGATTTGTGCCAAGATTAAAGGCGACCCCGTTTTTTTCTACTGCAGATACCATTGCTGCGGCTTCATCCATAGAAGCTGCCATCGCCTTTTCCGCATAGATGGCTTTCACACCGTGCTCCGCTGCGTAAACAACAATTTCTGCGCGATGCTCGGGTTGTGTGGCAACACTGACGATATCCGGCTGTTCCTTTTCAAGCATCTCACGATAATCGGTGTATTGATTCGCTTTTGGGACGTTATATCGGTTGCCGAAATGTTCCATGACTTCTGGACGCAGATCAGCACACGCGACAAGGTCAGTTCGTTCTTCAGCAAAAAAGCCTGCAGCATGGGAATAAGGTAGCTTAATCGCTTCATAGTCGGGGACTTCGTTATCAATAAATGCACCCATCCGGCTGCAACCGATAACAGCGGCACGATACGTCTTCATCTGTATTCTCCTTGTCCTGAATAAAATGATTCAATAGGTCCTTTTACCGCATTCGCTCAATTGTTCACTCGGTAAAAGAATAACCAATTTCCTAAAACACGTCAAGAAAAATCAGTCTAATTTTTTCTTGACACACAGAGACGGATTGTGTATCCTTTGACTCTTTACAAAAGTCAGGTTCGTTGCAGCGAAAGAACCTTGAAACGTTCACGTAATGCCGCCTAAAGTGCATCCAAAATTGTATGTAGGTAAAAGATTACTACCTTTTATCAGAGTTTTAACGAACTTATCTTCAAACTATTCGCGAAAATTTGCGGTGATTTGGAGTAGGCAAAACAAAGGTAATTGAAACCTATGGCAATGTCTGTTTACGCAGGCACAACTTTAATAGAAGCACAAAAAATTGTTGAAGGTGATTACTCAGCTTTTGATTGGCGGGAGCGTGTCGCCTATCGCAAGGTGTATCTTGGCATGAATCCAGCGATTCGAGATGCGGAGAATGCACTTGATAACGACACGGACAAACCTGTCGTTGTCGCACTGCTACTCAAATCAGAGAAAATGCTTGTCAAAAATAGGGTCAAGCATCTCAGTGCCATCAAAACCGCTCGAATTATACCGGACGAGGAACTTCTCAAACGGACAGGCTATCTCTTTGATAACGAAAAATTGGTTGGACTTCCCGAAGGTGTTGTGATGCGTGCGAGCAATGGTGTTTATCTTGTACAGTGTGATGTGAATCAATATCAATGTTCGCTACGCGGAAAACGAGATGCGTTTAGCAGAAATCAGCAGGTCTATGTCGGGGATCGCGTCAAAATTCAAGTAATTGATGAAAGGCATGGTGTCATTGCAGCCGTTATGCGTCGCAAGCGTCAATATAAACGCAAGGGAACACAATCTAAAGGGGTCATTCTCATTCCGAATCTTGATGGACTTGTCATTGTTTCTTCCGTAAAAGAGCCACCGATCTGGCAGCGAATGCTGGACAAATTCCTTGTTATCGCCGAAGCATCGGGGATTGAGCCGCTTGTCTGTTTTAATAAAATTGATATGCTTGAAAACCGTTCAGAAGTGAACGCGATGGTCACACTTTACGAGAAAATCGGTTAT from Candidatus Poribacteria bacterium includes:
- a CDS encoding ABC transporter ATP-binding protein; translation: MSTENPKAVGKRFLKGVFPYWPQIVKTMLCMTAMVGFSLLIPLFTKLVIDRAITQQDQKLLWIVCLGGVGSICVYVLLSLIRDRFYIYTTRRILLDFRNRFFQHLLRLPMPSLTKRQTGEYGSMIINDVDAILTSATYNVLHFFTDTLSAVAIISIMFYFNWRLALIALIVVPLNGLTYVYFRPHFHKATLKRQEATAATLSYVQQTLSAVRLVKCFSAEKHHNRSFFRESKGLLFAQAKVSVLESIAGNISQFVVRIQPIAIICFGGMEVLKSRLTIGELVAFSAYLEYLSAPVYRILHFHLGLAATKAVLQRLFQVLDLTDEHGEAQDLEKKKLDDVAGHIQFQSVRFAYEEIEVLKDINLDVPPGCNVALVGPSGSGKTTLTNLIPRLYEPNAGHLLLDGHDLQTLDLKFLRQQIGIVAQEPVLFDVSIKDNIRYGCSSATDEEVYAAARAANIHEFIVSLPEGYETQIGERGFKLSGGQKQRVAIAMAILKNPKILILDEATSALDSQSEALIQEALQNVMKQRTTFVIAHRLSTIRDADQIVVMDQGQIVEVGNHSDLLASGKLYSQLYREQFKSVLDSTETEVE
- a CDS encoding DUF5916 domain-containing protein is translated as MSVNVNIIIRSWTVLLSSIAFFLAVNLAAESQTIEAIKFHTSPAIDGKLDDECWQRVTGIDAFKIAELETTVPNRTEVFLGFDDEALYVSFRCVQKEASIIANQTRRDGSFQYEDHVAVYLDTHHDRRRSYCFAVSPLGIQRDEKQDDLGWDGEWFAAAIVEPSVWTVEMKIPFEMLDLPQSAKQTWGLNLVRRHQSLDRTSIWADTGVNVSDANQFGTLTNLEFNPKDAGRKFQLGGYFSGKAEDFSTTEDLSTRFAAAIGGDVVYKLTTSTSFIGTVNPDFSHIESEVQGIVLSDLEQRLTDRRPFFQEDGRIFRAPIALFYSRRIGEMAYGAKLIGKTGKATYGLMNVKEKNDESHNVLLRGLWDAGNASSFGLFFASKEIPGTYNRSVAFDGSIRLPRALNFVTSYAGNWEPHKENTRAFIAEVKRKGNPILSLAYRDFSGGFNPVNGYVRLTDVRQPSFWGVYQWPVEKGFLRAIKFESVQSVTWDQAGEKTRGHHFQLIGFDLGEKIETGFFYRNWSYDIYSNWVVAAQTTYNRQRPDRIFVVYQHGEFEGATATFVTTAMNLIPFRFLSLGIEGENLWQTFPDGHKTRNFSLRASMNLEIGAERWVTVRLRSARKHKPNFNAVFKYTFVENLVLYIVYGDQHAEATINQLFTKIAFSW
- a CDS encoding sigma-70 family RNA polymerase sigma factor produces the protein MERGNDAQLIQDTLAGDDEAFDVLVRKYQKSVHALAWRKIRDFHYAEEVTQDTFLRAYQNLSTLKKPHQFAGWLYVIANRLCINWLQKQKSAIQSLEDTPMEEIEDASYTHYESERRKTAASEHRLELAKKLLAKLPESEQTVATLYYLGEMTTKEIGRFLGVSVNTITSRLQRARKRLQDDQEHLIKEVLGGRQIPARLSESIKQQIADMKPTPSPAGKPLLPWSAFGTAVVVIILMLGVSSRYLNRFQRPYNFEARSEPTIEIIEAPVVFDVDSKPDVRNQVGRAMSSDKSTGASLQTFENASTSNAQDDSAKFSSAQWIQGNAPPGGHVRNIFAGTEGTLYAVSPTGLYRFAVGAAAWTRINANIPIDKSFMPMAAHEGSLYIVSVDAIFTSDDRGETWNSVSSRPKGYAIGLIIPDVPQAPMTMYLALQDKGVFRSTDGGIKWDPLTEGLRNERISTIATVGEIVFVGTNRGLYHLDSDIWKKLPVGASQAVYSLAVFNNNVYVATGPDLPHLDSDIWKKLPVGASQAVYSLAVFNNNLHTETGPDLLGFTPIEVGQAVPKSELHSVRVFHSADLGASWTEIMHIDKPDSKASASGITVLAAGETILALGVTQSRSTDGGHTWTEFGIETDMPMINSLPAVAVNETTFYKAGASGIHRTTDSGKSWHLFMDGIVGTRTNNLVVFNNRLYAHTGYEVYQSTDEGGTWKKLSIAGEFATEGATSEPLKQDRLRVYASFDSKLMVDGNILYFVSPERHILRIYRLSVDGNMLIPVQNFSTYDHESLSPLPEKEVKIKAIVVCNNVLYAEYGQRLFKWKLGDPKWMDTGLMNTDKQPNAEIKNGFEVAVSEATVYVGKRDGQLFQSLDSGKNWKDITLSLPLRFTHFNDILFVGSTIYVATDAGVLTSKTGEHWRVITDNLGERSVINRFAMDGITVYGAGDAGIYRLDNLGKWKQISSEVLGEIISLAVINNRLYTAINERGIFHISLGEE
- a CDS encoding GNAT family N-acetyltransferase, with translation MSNTQKWKIRQALPSEVDHLSGLAFRSKSYWGYSDQFMKACLEELTIDECYIENNPTFVIEAAENTVGFYSLERISAAEVELSLLFVEPDFIGRGYGRKLMMHAQQEARHLGYSKMIIQGDPNAERFYRSAGGLLVSTRKSASIPNRELPIFCINLRESDENLLG
- a CDS encoding Gfo/Idh/MocA family oxidoreductase, which translates into the protein MKTYRAAVIGCSRMGAFIDNEVPDYEAIKLPYSHAAGFFAEERTDLVACADLRPEVMEHFGNRYNVPKANQYTDYREMLEKEQPDIVSVATQPEHRAEIVVYAAEHGVKAIYAEKAMAASMDEAAAMVSAVEKNGVAFNLGTNRRWHTGFDKMKEIIDSGEIGKLRTLIIYSNATLFNSASHHLDLILRLNSDAAASWVTGYLPQGDSVFDGNELRSDPSGGGTIQFENGVMAHALLTPRGSEWEAICDGGTVTCWNNGWQWHLRKRQDVPGWRTCQVPETFPEFERTSSTANLVKDLVHALDTGEPTRGGVRCAYASTELIFGIIESHLHNGARIDLPLKDSKVRLQRNPTARQPRIE
- the rsgA gene encoding ribosome small subunit-dependent GTPase A; the protein is MAMSVYAGTTLIEAQKIVEGDYSAFDWRERVAYRKVYLGMNPAIRDAENALDNDTDKPVVVALLLKSEKMLVKNRVKHLSAIKTARIIPDEELLKRTGYLFDNEKLVGLPEGVVMRASNGVYLVQCDVNQYQCSLRGKRDAFSRNQQVYVGDRVKIQVIDERHGVIAAVMRRKRQYKRKGTQSKGVILIPNLDGLVIVSSVKEPPIWQRMLDKFLVIAEASGIEPLVCFNKIDMLENRSEVNAMVTLYEKIGYPAIVTSATTGEGIEGLKAWMKGRTSVVSGLSGVGKSSLLNAIQPGLKLKTNTVNPKRGGRHTTAATQLYRLDFGGFIADTPGLRELHFYDIEPRLMDRYFPEMNSLREHCTKGACTHIYENGCAVEIALKKGDISQSRYESYCEFQK